DNA from Solanum stenotomum isolate F172 chromosome 3, ASM1918654v1, whole genome shotgun sequence:
CAAGAGACTCTATGACTCAAAACACACAAGCACATAAATATCATCTCTCTTATCACAAAAGCACATAAAGTGCACACTGACAAGTAGGACATCTAAGCCATTACTAAGCTTTGCTCACCCTACACTGGTGCGACTTACTGCACCAAAAGTTCCACTGTTTCACTTCTCCGTTTCATACCTGATGAAATCTACGCAGAATTGAACAATTTTCTGCCTCGACACATCAAAAACATATTCAGTATTATTACTGAAGCTCAATGAGCATGGAAAACCAGTATCTTGGAAGATGCTTTCTCCACCAAGACAGCACCTCCAGCAGCAATTATATTATCACTCAAAAGCTATTTTCCTAGATGACACTAGTCACCCATGGGGAACAGATTACAGAATACAGATGATCTTCTCCTCTTTCTCGGACGCATAATCTAACTagtaaaattaacaaaaattgaTCTGCAAAGTTGTATAGAAATAGTAAGAACGACCCTGCAAAATCAGCTCTGTTAACCCAAATATTTTTGCACTTATGGACTTGCCCAATGAAAAAATGTGTGTGTGCAATATGTAATCCACTACCCTCTCTCACGGACTTACACTAATAAGGTGGATGATTATTACACAGCAACATACAACTATCTAATTTGTTATAGTAAGAATAATATGATACAGTCAGCTAACAAGAACTATGAGAGCATATCAAATTGGCGTGTAGTTGAACTTAACCAGGAATTTTAGCTGCATACAAACTTGTGAAtacaatcaatatccaacagcccccccccccccccccccccccccccccccccacccccactcaGATCATCAACATTTTAAAACCTCTTCAATATCAAATTGCAAGTTACGAATGTGAGTTATGCAATATTAATAGATGTTTTCCTAGTTACGAAAACTAAACTTAAACAATGAAAACGAAGCTAAGCATTAACACGTCTGCAGCTTCTTACCAGTAATGATGCTTTCTCTGGCTGAAAAAAAAGTGAAGTCAATCCATTTAACTTCAGTATCAGATATGACATCCAGTTCCACAATACTCATTGTTTTTTCTATTCAAAATCATCACAAAGACGAGCATGGCATAAAGTTAAAGTCCATGAACAAGAGATTTGGGTACCCAATTGTTCACGCACGAAGAAATGCTATAACAAGTTAGAACTGTTTGAAGATTAGCTTGACACAACAAATATCAAGCTTGTATAGAACAAAGCAATCATTCCTATTCCCCTATAGACCTATACCCTCCCCTCCAATAAGAAGAGTCCCCACATTTACTTTCTTTTAACTGAGCGTGAATCTATTCTAATTTCAATCCTCCGTTCCGTACAGATCAACTATACCAACCGGAGAGCTTCGTCGTCACAGGTAACAACAATGCAATCCGGTCAAAGGTTATGAACAGATATATTAACAAGTCAAAGAACAATACGAACAGACAATGGATACATTACCAACATGCACATTAAATTATAAACACACAATTTGCAAACCATTAAGAAAAGCAAAAGAACTCCACCAACACAAGAGAGTTAAAATGTACATTAAAGACGTTCAGTTTTCAGAATGAAATAGAGAGAACTCCACATACTATGTCACAATATATCAATTGCGCAGCCTCGTTATTAACAGGAAAATCTTTAGTTTCTCAATTACCCACGCGCCTTCAGCTCGGCAAGGCGCCTGGTTAGATCATCCTCGTCGACTTTCTCACTGTCCTTAGTAGGAATAGCATGGCCAGCTGCTTGTGGAAGCCCCACGGAGACCTCGAGGCCGTAGTCATCGGCCACCTGGTGCATGAGACTGTTAACCTGGTCTTCCGGAGTCGACAGCGAGGTACTTCCAGCCATAGAACTCTCCATAAACTCAGCTTGAACTTCCATATTAACAAACTGGCGCTCGAACTGGTCCATCGTCTCGGACATCTTCTGGAGATTACCGGTATTGAGAGATGACTCGAGTGATTTGACGATATTGCCCATAGACTTGCTGATTGTGCTCATTTTTGCCTGAGTATCGAGTCGAGCCACAACGGCGTCGAGACGCGAGGACAAACGGAGATAATTCATCTGCTCGCTGCGCTTGCGGATTGCGTTCTCGGCGTAAATTCTAGCGCCGTCCATATTCCCTTTCTCGATCGCTTTTTTCACCTTAAGCTTCTCGGATTTTTCGTCTTTCTCACATTTCCGGGCTTGGCGTTGAAGACTCTTCGATGTGAACTTGAGCTCCATGATCTGGTTCATCAATTTTTCTGTGTTCCCCATGGATCTAGATCTGGCGATGAACTCTTTCGAATTAGTGAATTATCAATGCAATTTGGTGATTTTTCACCTTCGAATAATcactttcttctcttcttgGTGTTTTATTAGGGTTTGAAGACAGATATTTTCCTGGAAATTACTTGGATACCGAATTTGTATGTGCTACTCGCTTTCCGTGTAATGACTAATCTACGGTCAGAAACAATTGTAGCGTGTGTTATTTCAATAATAATCGTTAGATCACCGAAACACGCAGTGGTGGGCCCAAGCGATGAGTCGACCGTTGTACAAGtcctttactcttttttttttccatgttagtatttctttttaattttatataattaattttaatttagtttcTAAGTGACGTTGGTATTTCTGCTACGTGTTTATTTACGTCCTCTTTCCTATTTtctttgtaaataaaattttgtttatttt
Protein-coding regions in this window:
- the LOC125859337 gene encoding ESCRT-related protein CHMP1A, with product MGNTEKLMNQIMELKFTSKSLQRQARKCEKDEKSEKLKVKKAIEKGNMDGARIYAENAIRKRSEQMNYLRLSSRLDAVVARLDTQAKMSTISKSMGNIVKSLESSLNTGNLQKMSETMDQFERQFVNMEVQAEFMESSMAGSTSLSTPEDQVNSLMHQVADDYGLEVSVGLPQAAGHAIPTKDSEKVDEDDLTRRLAELKARG